The Suncus etruscus isolate mSunEtr1 chromosome 14, mSunEtr1.pri.cur, whole genome shotgun sequence genome contains a region encoding:
- the CXCL14 gene encoding C-X-C motif chemokine 14, translated as MSELAARAGADLKAAWAGGGGLWRERRAERRAPSTAHSHQRPAPTDVEPRERASGAGRRAPDRQACAGPLAATGGRPPESLLPRRAPPASMRFLTAALLLLLLALCAVRVDGSKCKCSRKGPKIRYSDVKKLEVKPKYPHCEEKMVIITTKSVSRYRGQEHCLHPKLQSTKRFIKWYNAWNEKRRVYEE; from the exons ATGAGCGAGCTCGCGGCGAGGGCAGGAGCGGATTTAAAAGCGGCCTGGGCGGGCGGAGGGGGGCTGTGGCGAGAGCGCAGAGCAGAGCGCCGAGCGCCCAGCACAGCGCACAGCCACCAGCGCCCGGCACCCACCGACGTGGAGCCGCGGGAGCGAGCGAGCGGAGCCGGGAGGCGCGCTCCAGACCGACAAGCTTGTGCGGGGCCGTTGGCAGCGACGGGCGGGCGCCCTCCCGAGTCCCTGCTCCCCCGCCGCGCCCCTCCGGCCAGCATGAGGTTCCTGACCGccgcgctgctgctgctgctcctggcGCTGTGCGCCGTGCGCGTGGACG GGTCCAAATGCAAGTGCTCCCGGAAAGGGCCCAAGATCCGTTACAGCGACGTGAAGAAGCTGGAAGTGAAGCCAAAGTACCCGCACTGCGAGGAGAAGATGGTTAT CATCACTACCAAGAGCGTATCCAGGTACCGGGGTCAGGAGCACTGTCTGCACCCCAAGCTGCAGAGCACCAAACGGTTCATCAAGTGGTACAACGCATGGAACGAGAAGCGTAG GGTCTACGAAGAGTAG